The proteins below come from a single Crossiella sp. CA-258035 genomic window:
- a CDS encoding DEAD/DEAH box helicase, protein MESSPLTHVAELPERVAAHTDWPDWAARPLIEKLTDCGVPRPWSHQAEAAELAWSGRHVVIATGTASGKSLAYQLPVLSRLLADPKATALYLSPTKALGADQLRAVKELDLPGVRPASFDGDTPMVERDWVRAHARWIFTNPDMIHRGILPGHQRWRAFFRRLSFVVIDECHSYRGLFGSHVALLLRRLRRIAARYGANPTFVLASATVSDPAASAGRLTGLPCAGVTEDASPAGPRTIALWEPPLLPELAGENGAPVRRSAGAESARIMADLVLAGARTLAFVRSRRGAELTAMAARRHLADIDMDSAARVAAYRGGYLPEERRALETALSTGDLLAVATTNALELGVDIAGLDAVLIAGYPGTLASFWQQAGRAGRDGQGALVVFVANDDPLDTYLVHHPEAMLSRPVEATVLDPANPYVLAPQLVCAAAEQPLTEDCLPAFGGETARQVIDSLVADGHLRRRPAGWYYADVRPPHSEVDIRGSGGDKISVVEADSGRLLGTVDPDSACAVVHPGALYLHQGQSYVVDELDLDNHLALVHAESPDWTTMASTTVEITVVRTLEQRHFPAPASASAASGVRVCLGEVEVTAQVVGYLRRRPSGEVIDRVPLDLPAQSLPTRAVWYTVSDELLRSSAPGGAGLDPARIPGALHAAEHAAIGLLPLFATCDRWDIGGVSTALHADTGEATVFVHDGHPGGAGFADRGFAAVVPWLIATREAIAACECPAGCPSCVQSPKCGNGNEPLDKAGAVAVLDAVLGVLPHDVPSATPVSGTVPS, encoded by the coding sequence ATGGAGTCCTCGCCGTTGACCCATGTGGCCGAACTGCCGGAACGCGTTGCCGCGCATACGGACTGGCCGGACTGGGCGGCCCGGCCGTTGATCGAGAAGCTGACCGACTGCGGGGTGCCGCGACCGTGGTCGCACCAGGCGGAGGCGGCGGAGCTGGCGTGGTCGGGCAGGCATGTGGTGATCGCCACCGGCACCGCCTCCGGCAAGTCGCTGGCCTACCAGCTGCCGGTGCTGTCCCGGTTGCTCGCCGACCCGAAAGCGACCGCGCTGTACCTGTCCCCGACCAAGGCGCTGGGCGCGGACCAGTTACGTGCGGTGAAGGAGCTGGACCTGCCGGGGGTGCGCCCGGCCTCCTTCGACGGGGACACCCCGATGGTCGAGCGGGACTGGGTCCGCGCGCACGCCAGATGGATCTTCACCAACCCGGACATGATCCACCGCGGCATCCTGCCGGGGCACCAGCGCTGGCGCGCGTTCTTCCGCAGGCTGTCCTTCGTGGTGATCGACGAGTGCCACAGCTACCGCGGCCTGTTCGGCTCGCACGTGGCACTGCTGCTGCGCCGCCTGCGCCGGATCGCGGCCCGCTACGGCGCGAACCCGACCTTCGTGCTCGCCTCGGCCACGGTCTCCGACCCGGCCGCCTCGGCGGGCAGGCTCACCGGCCTGCCCTGCGCCGGCGTCACCGAGGACGCCTCCCCGGCCGGCCCGCGCACGATCGCGCTGTGGGAGCCCCCGCTGCTGCCCGAACTGGCCGGTGAGAACGGCGCCCCGGTCCGCCGCTCCGCGGGCGCCGAGTCGGCCCGGATCATGGCCGACCTGGTCCTGGCCGGCGCTCGCACACTGGCGTTCGTGCGCTCCCGCCGGGGCGCCGAGCTGACCGCGATGGCCGCCCGCCGCCACCTCGCCGACATCGACATGGACTCCGCGGCCAGGGTCGCCGCCTACCGCGGCGGCTACCTCCCGGAGGAACGCCGGGCCCTGGAAACCGCGCTGAGCACCGGCGACCTGCTCGCGGTCGCCACCACCAACGCCCTGGAGCTGGGCGTGGACATCGCGGGCCTGGACGCGGTGCTGATCGCGGGCTACCCCGGCACGCTGGCCTCGTTCTGGCAGCAGGCGGGCCGCGCGGGCCGCGACGGCCAGGGCGCGCTGGTCGTCTTCGTCGCCAACGACGACCCGCTGGACACCTACCTGGTGCACCACCCCGAAGCGATGCTCTCCCGCCCGGTGGAGGCCACGGTCCTGGACCCGGCGAACCCGTACGTCCTTGCCCCGCAACTGGTCTGCGCCGCCGCCGAACAACCCCTCACCGAGGACTGCCTGCCCGCCTTCGGCGGCGAGACCGCCCGCCAGGTGATCGACTCCCTGGTCGCCGACGGCCACCTCCGCCGCCGCCCGGCCGGTTGGTACTACGCCGACGTCCGCCCACCGCACAGCGAGGTGGACATCCGCGGCTCCGGCGGCGACAAGATCTCGGTGGTGGAGGCCGACTCCGGCCGCCTGCTCGGCACCGTCGACCCGGACTCCGCCTGCGCGGTGGTGCACCCCGGCGCCCTGTACCTGCACCAGGGCCAGTCCTACGTGGTCGACGAGCTGGACCTGGACAACCACCTGGCGCTGGTGCACGCCGAGTCCCCTGACTGGACCACAATGGCGAGCACGACGGTCGAGATCACGGTGGTCCGCACCTTGGAGCAGCGCCACTTCCCGGCCCCCGCGAGCGCTTCCGCGGCGAGCGGGGTGCGGGTCTGCCTCGGCGAGGTGGAGGTCACCGCCCAGGTCGTCGGCTACCTGCGCCGCCGCCCTTCCGGCGAGGTGATCGACCGGGTGCCCCTCGACCTGCCCGCGCAGTCCCTGCCCACCAGGGCGGTCTGGTACACGGTCTCCGATGAGCTGCTTCGGAGCAGCGCACCGGGGGGCGCCGGTCTCGATCCGGCGCGCATCCCCGGTGCGCTGCATGCAGCCGAGCACGCTGCGATCGGCCTGCTACCGCTGTTCGCGACCTGTGACCGTTGGGACATCGGCGGCGTGTCCACCGCTCTGCACGCTGACACCGGGGAGGCAACGGTGTTCGTGCACGATGGGCATCCCGGAGGAGCCGGTTTCGCCGATCGCGGCTTTGCCGCGGTGGTCCCGTGGTTGATCGCTACGCGGGAGGCAATCGCTGCCTGCGAGTGCCCGGCTGGTTGCCCATCCTGTGTCCAGTCGCCGAAGTGCGGCAACGGTAATGAACCGCTGGACAAGGCGGGCGCGGTGGCCGTGCTGGACGCCGTACTGGGAGTGCTGCCCCACGACGTCCCGTCGGCCACCCCAGTCAGTGGGACCGTTCCGAGCTGA
- a CDS encoding sodium-translocating pyrophosphatase, whose product MSPHSLAQGNWAAELVLTGGERGIVAIVAVVALAALVIGYVLLREVLAAGQGTVKMQEIAKAVQEGAAAYLNRQFRTLGIFVVLVFLLLFALPAEDWTERFGRSLFFIIGAVFSAAIGYLGMWLSTRANVRVAAAANEGAGGREKATKIAFRTGGVVGMMTVGLGLFGAALVVLVYVGQAPKVLEGFGFGAALLAMFMRVGGGIFTKAADVGADLVGKVEQNIPEDDPRNAATIADNVGDNVGDCAGMAADLFESYAVTLVAALILGTAAFGSQGLLFPLIVPAIGVLTAVLGVYITKARAGESGLTAINRSFYISAIISAVLCTIAAFAFLPSSFTGLTGVSEEIAATAGNPAMVAAIAVIIGIVLAGVILWLTGYFTGTEYRPVKDVGKTSLTGAATVILAGISVGFESAVYTAIVIGGAVYGAFLLSGSITVALFAIALAGCGLLTTVGVIVAMDTFGPVSDNAQGIAEMSGDVHGEGAQILTELDAVGNTTKAITKGIAIATAVLAATALFGSYTDAIKQALAGAGQAFAEVDFVVFGPGILVGLIIGAAVVFMFSGLAVNAVTRAAGAIVFEVRRQFRENPGIMDGTTKPEYGKVVDICTRDSLRELATPGLLAVLAPIAVGFGLGVGPLAGYLAGAIASGTLMAVFLANSGGAWDNAKKLVEDGHHGGKGSDAHAATVIGDTVGDPFKDTAGPAINPLIKVMNLVAVLIAPAIITLSVGADASPAIRAAIAIVAVVIIVAAVVVSKRRGTAIAEDSPADGEKVANGTV is encoded by the coding sequence ATGTCCCCCCACAGCCTCGCCCAGGGCAACTGGGCGGCGGAGCTGGTGCTCACCGGGGGCGAACGCGGCATTGTCGCGATCGTCGCGGTAGTCGCCCTCGCCGCCCTAGTCATTGGGTACGTCCTGCTCCGCGAGGTCTTGGCCGCAGGCCAGGGCACCGTGAAGATGCAGGAGATCGCCAAAGCGGTGCAGGAAGGAGCAGCGGCCTACCTGAACCGGCAGTTCAGGACCCTTGGCATCTTTGTCGTCTTGGTGTTCCTGCTGCTGTTCGCGCTGCCCGCGGAGGACTGGACCGAGCGGTTCGGCCGCTCGTTGTTCTTCATCATCGGCGCGGTGTTCTCCGCGGCGATCGGCTACCTCGGCATGTGGTTGTCGACCCGCGCGAACGTCCGGGTCGCGGCCGCGGCCAACGAGGGCGCCGGTGGCCGGGAGAAGGCCACCAAGATCGCCTTCCGCACTGGCGGCGTGGTCGGCATGATGACCGTCGGCCTCGGCCTGTTCGGGGCCGCGCTGGTCGTGCTGGTGTACGTGGGCCAGGCCCCGAAGGTGTTGGAGGGCTTCGGGTTCGGCGCCGCGCTGCTGGCCATGTTCATGCGTGTCGGCGGCGGCATCTTCACCAAGGCCGCCGACGTCGGCGCCGACCTGGTCGGCAAGGTCGAGCAGAACATCCCCGAGGACGACCCGCGCAACGCCGCCACCATCGCGGACAACGTGGGCGACAACGTCGGTGACTGCGCCGGTATGGCCGCCGACCTGTTCGAGTCCTACGCGGTGACCCTGGTCGCCGCGCTGATCCTGGGCACCGCGGCCTTCGGCTCGCAGGGCCTGCTGTTCCCGCTGATCGTGCCCGCCATCGGCGTGCTCACCGCGGTGCTCGGCGTCTACATCACCAAGGCCAGGGCGGGGGAGAGCGGGCTGACCGCGATCAACCGGTCCTTCTACATCTCCGCGATCATCTCCGCGGTGCTGTGCACGATCGCGGCCTTCGCGTTCCTGCCCAGCAGCTTCACCGGCCTCACCGGCGTCTCCGAGGAGATCGCGGCCACCGCGGGCAACCCGGCCATGGTCGCGGCCATCGCGGTGATCATCGGCATCGTGCTCGCCGGGGTCATCCTGTGGCTGACCGGCTACTTCACCGGCACCGAGTACCGCCCGGTCAAGGACGTCGGCAAGACCTCGCTCACCGGCGCGGCCACCGTGATCCTGGCCGGCATCTCGGTCGGCTTCGAGTCCGCGGTCTACACCGCCATCGTCATCGGCGGCGCGGTCTACGGCGCGTTCCTGCTCTCCGGCTCCATCACGGTCGCGCTGTTCGCGATCGCGCTGGCCGGCTGCGGTCTGCTGACCACCGTCGGCGTCATCGTCGCGATGGACACCTTCGGCCCGGTCTCGGACAACGCCCAGGGCATCGCCGAGATGTCCGGCGACGTGCACGGCGAGGGCGCGCAGATCCTCACCGAGTTGGACGCGGTGGGCAACACCACCAAGGCGATCACCAAGGGCATCGCGATCGCGACCGCGGTACTCGCCGCGACCGCGCTGTTCGGCTCCTACACCGATGCGATCAAGCAGGCGCTCGCCGGCGCCGGGCAGGCCTTCGCGGAGGTGGACTTCGTCGTCTTCGGCCCCGGCATCCTGGTCGGCCTGATCATCGGCGCGGCCGTGGTGTTCATGTTCTCCGGCCTGGCTGTCAACGCGGTCACCAGGGCCGCGGGCGCGATCGTGTTCGAGGTGCGCCGCCAGTTCCGGGAGAACCCCGGGATCATGGACGGCACCACCAAGCCGGAGTACGGCAAGGTCGTGGACATCTGCACCAGGGACTCGCTGCGTGAGCTGGCCACCCCCGGCCTGCTCGCGGTGCTGGCCCCGATCGCGGTCGGCTTCGGCCTCGGTGTCGGCCCGCTGGCCGGCTACCTGGCGGGCGCCATCGCCTCCGGCACGCTGATGGCGGTGTTCCTGGCCAACTCCGGTGGCGCATGGGACAACGCGAAGAAGCTGGTCGAGGACGGCCACCACGGTGGCAAGGGCTCCGACGCGCACGCCGCGACGGTCATCGGCGACACCGTCGGCGACCCGTTCAAGGACACCGCGGGCCCGGCGATCAACCCGCTGATCAAGGTGATGAACCTGGTCGCGGTGCTCATCGCCCCGGCGATCATCACCCTGTCCGTGGGCGCGGACGCCTCCCCGGCCATCCGGGCGGCGATCGCGATCGTGGCCGTGGTGATCATCGTGGCCGCGGTGGTCGTGTCCAAGCGGCGCGGCACCGCCATCGCCGAGGACAGCCCGGCCGACGGCGAGAAGGTCGCCAACGGCACCGTTTGA